The proteins below are encoded in one region of Holophagaceae bacterium:
- a CDS encoding CAP domain-containing protein — MRASHWVWMLALAMGLPGLEGQSVKASSAPRTASASTEMERQVIAEMTLARTHPKHFAVFLHQLRGCYEGALFREPGRIPKRTIEGVHALDQAIAFLESATPVGPLAWDEALFLAARDHARDQSRTGETGHVGSDGSTMSQRIERHGSWTGRIAENIDYGDSEARRIIINLIVDDGVANRGHRRNIFNHDLKVAGAAIAPHRTYRHMCVIDFAAAILPEGGRR, encoded by the coding sequence ATGCGTGCTTCGCATTGGGTATGGATGCTGGCATTGGCCATGGGGCTGCCTGGGCTGGAAGGTCAGAGCGTCAAGGCCTCCTCGGCTCCGAGGACAGCCAGCGCATCCACGGAGATGGAACGGCAGGTGATCGCGGAAATGACCTTGGCCCGCACCCACCCGAAACATTTCGCGGTCTTTCTACATCAGCTCCGAGGCTGCTACGAAGGCGCCCTCTTCAGGGAGCCCGGCCGCATCCCCAAACGCACCATCGAGGGCGTCCATGCCCTGGACCAGGCCATCGCCTTTTTGGAGTCTGCGACTCCCGTCGGCCCCTTGGCGTGGGATGAGGCGCTTTTCCTCGCAGCCCGGGACCACGCCCGGGATCAGAGCCGCACCGGGGAAACGGGGCATGTTGGTTCCGATGGCAGCACCATGTCCCAGCGCATCGAACGTCACGGAAGCTGGACGGGCAGAATTGCGGAGAACATCGACTACGGCGATTCCGAGGCCCGCCGCATCATCATCAACCTCATCGTGGACGATGGGGTGGCCAACCGGGGCCACCGCCGCAACATCTTCAATCACGACCTCAAGGTGGCTGGAGCGGCCATCGCCCCCCACCGCACCTACCGCCACATGTGCGTCATTGATTTCGCGGCGGCCATCCTACCCGAAGGAGGGCGGCGCTGA
- a CDS encoding radical SAM protein → MHYDEPLFRPPSEAGSFILQATLGCSWNACTYCAMYRSKRYEARPTEEVLAEIAEASARFAEDVRHVFVADGDPLGMGLGQWEPILRALGSSFPRLRRISTYATARNLLEKTPEELLRLRSLGLSLLYIGPESGDDLTLRRIAKGASAAEHVEAARKAKEAGMEQSLIFLLGAGGRERSEEHARASGRLATAMDPRFLSSLTLTVVPGTPISKLADQGRFELPDIHELLTELRWFIEEAHPSAAIFRSNHASNYLPIGGRLPRDREAILAAIDAALAGRVPLRPEWARGL, encoded by the coding sequence ATGCATTACGACGAACCCCTCTTCCGGCCTCCGAGCGAAGCCGGCTCATTCATCCTCCAGGCGACCCTCGGATGCTCCTGGAACGCTTGTACGTACTGCGCGATGTACCGGAGCAAGCGGTATGAGGCGAGACCGACCGAGGAGGTCCTCGCCGAAATCGCCGAAGCCAGCGCCCGGTTTGCGGAAGATGTGCGGCACGTCTTCGTTGCCGACGGCGATCCACTGGGCATGGGCCTCGGGCAGTGGGAACCCATCCTGCGCGCCCTGGGCTCCTCATTCCCCCGCCTCCGGCGCATCAGCACCTACGCCACGGCCCGCAACCTGCTGGAGAAAACGCCGGAGGAATTGCTGCGGTTGCGGAGCCTGGGGCTGTCGCTGCTCTACATCGGCCCCGAATCTGGCGACGACCTGACCCTCCGGCGCATCGCGAAGGGTGCCAGCGCGGCTGAACACGTCGAGGCCGCCCGCAAGGCCAAGGAAGCCGGAATGGAGCAGTCGCTGATCTTCCTGCTCGGCGCGGGCGGGCGGGAGCGGAGCGAAGAACATGCGCGCGCTTCCGGGCGCCTGGCCACGGCCATGGACCCCCGCTTCCTCTCGAGCCTGACGCTGACGGTGGTGCCTGGCACGCCCATCTCGAAGCTGGCGGATCAAGGCCGCTTCGAGCTTCCGGATATCCATGAATTGCTCACCGAGCTTCGCTGGTTCATTGAAGAAGCCCACCCCAGTGCCGCCATCTTCCGCTCCAACCACGCTTCGAACTACCTGCCCATCGGAGGCCGCCTCCCGCGGGACCGGGAGGCGATCCTCGCCGCCATCGACGCGGCCCTCGCAGGCCGTGTCCCCCTCCGGCC
- a CDS encoding helix-turn-helix transcriptional regulator, whose amino-acid sequence MKIATRNQARSEIAQKIRALRVGRHWTQAELSKKLGLSQGRFSEIERGQGSFTAEQFLEMLRLFNVPISHFAAKQSGAGSGIGNALARLGAAHLQELPDVLPSERLEEAGDVVKEALLGVESPDLITSLAPVLVRNIDCINLHKLSAQFREYGLERRLAWLLENTLAALRQELSGGPPHTASSFYRRAELILSASLGNSPFNWPQMNADEALDLVDAGILDEKRLSEVQKSMSAISRRWGIATALQPDDFITALKASRAAGSGSPMSPEPRLRSVTTRKARALAHRPGKAQTPDAVPTVIEGHLMPKQVEMDWD is encoded by the coding sequence ATGAAAATCGCGACGCGGAACCAAGCCAGATCCGAGATCGCCCAGAAGATCCGCGCCTTGCGGGTGGGCCGGCACTGGACCCAGGCGGAGCTGTCCAAAAAGCTGGGATTGTCGCAAGGGCGCTTCTCTGAAATCGAGCGGGGGCAGGGGTCTTTCACCGCGGAGCAGTTCCTGGAGATGTTGCGGCTCTTCAATGTCCCGATCTCCCATTTCGCGGCAAAGCAGAGCGGAGCCGGCTCCGGGATCGGGAATGCGTTGGCGCGCCTCGGGGCGGCCCACCTTCAGGAACTCCCGGATGTCCTCCCAAGCGAGCGCCTTGAAGAAGCTGGAGACGTGGTCAAGGAGGCGCTGCTCGGCGTGGAGTCGCCTGATCTCATCACTTCGCTCGCACCGGTCCTGGTCCGCAACATCGACTGCATCAACCTGCACAAGCTCAGTGCCCAATTCCGTGAATACGGTCTGGAACGGCGCTTGGCATGGCTACTCGAGAACACCCTTGCGGCCCTGCGGCAGGAGTTGTCCGGTGGACCTCCTCACACCGCGTCGAGCTTCTACCGGAGGGCGGAATTGATCCTCAGCGCCTCCTTGGGGAATTCGCCCTTCAACTGGCCGCAGATGAATGCCGATGAGGCGCTGGACCTCGTGGATGCAGGGATCCTCGATGAGAAAAGACTCAGTGAAGTCCAGAAATCAATGTCCGCCATCTCCCGCCGCTGGGGCATCGCGACCGCCCTCCAGCCGGATGATTTCATCACCGCGCTGAAAGCGAGCCGTGCCGCCGGTTCGGGATCTCCCATGTCGCCCGAACCGCGCCTTCGGAGTGTCACTACAAGGAAAGCGCGGGCCCTGGCGCATCGACCCGGCAAAGCCCAAACTCCCGATGCGGTTCCAACGGTGATCGAAGGCCACCTCATGCCGAAGCAGGTCGAGATGGATTGGGACTGA